A genomic window from Pontibacillus halophilus JSM 076056 = DSM 19796 includes:
- a CDS encoding spore germination protein, producing MPSIVGPIKINSVGGGVINFGDSFYISPKSSSKANAGSGSNNTGDFINTNNGISTSNPFDPDALDQPNVST from the coding sequence ATGCCATCCATCGTAGGCCCAATCAAGATTAACAGTGTTGGTGGCGGGGTCATCAACTTTGGAGATTCTTTCTACATTTCTCCAAAGAGCTCGTCTAAAGCAAACGCAGGTTCCGGTTCGAACAATACAGGTGATTTCATTAATACGAATAACGGAATCAGTACATCCAATCCATTCGATCCGGATGCGCTTGACCAACCAAACGTTTCTACGTAA